From a single Lolium rigidum isolate FL_2022 chromosome 7, APGP_CSIRO_Lrig_0.1, whole genome shotgun sequence genomic region:
- the LOC124669442 gene encoding NDR1/HIN1-like protein 6: protein MADYHRVHPVIAGSPPEQTKDKIPPSATHGEQLLPITAPPPYAPAPIRAPRRKRHSRCCRCVCWTLVVAIVLVVALGATAGILYAVFRPKIPTFNVDRLTVTRFDVNTTTAVVTDAFEVQVTANNPNRRIGVYYDGGEVTASFNGTELCSGAFPALYQGHRATVRPLITLQGETRLDSAVAAQLAQQQQAGFIPLTVNARVPIRIKFGVLKLWKMTGKARCNLVVDRLQAETRLRIRSNSCSFKLKI, encoded by the coding sequence ATGGCGGACTACCACCGGGTCCATCCCGTGATCGCCGGTTCGCCGCCGGAGCAAACCAAGGACAAGATACCACCCAGCGCTACCCATGGCGAGCAGCTGCTGCCAATCACGGCCCCGCCACCCTACGCGCCGGCGCCTATCCGCGCGCCGCGGCGGAAGAGGCACAGCCGGTGCTGCCGGTGCGTGTGCTGGACCCTGGTGGTGgccatcgtcctcgtcgtcgcgcTCGGCGCCACCGCGGGGATCCTCTACGCCGTCTTCAGGCCCAAGATCCCCACCTTCAACGTGGACCGCCTGACCGTGACCCGGTTCGACGTGAACACCACCACCGCGGTCGTCACCGACGCCTTCGAGGTGCAGGTCACCGCCAACAACCCGAACCGCCGCATCGGGGTGTACTACGACGGTGGCGAGGTCACGGCCTCCTTCAACGGCACCGAGCTCTGCAGCGGCGCCTTCCCCGCGCTGTACCAGGGCCACCGCGCCACCGTGCGCCCGCTCATCACGCTGCAGGGTGAGACGAGGCTCGACAGCGCCGTGGCCGCGCAGCTCGCGCAACAGCAGCAGGCCGGGTTCATCCCGCTCACAGTGAACGCGCGCGTGCCCATCAGGATCAAGTTCGGCGTGCTCAAGCTGTGGAAGATGACGGGGAAGGCGCGCTGCAACCTCGTCGTCGATAGACTCCAGGCCGAGACGCGGCTCCGCATCCGCTCCAACAGCTGCAGCTTCAAGCTCAAGATCTAG
- the LOC124669440 gene encoding NDR1/HIN1-like protein 6 → MADYHRVHPVIAGSPLPAPEQAKDKLKPSAAHDEQVLPITAPPPYAPAPMRAPRRKRHSRCYRCVCWTLVVAIVLVVALGATAGILYAVFRPKIPTFNVDRLTVTRFDVNTTTAVVTDAFEVQVTANNPNRRIGVYYDGGEVTASFNGTELCSGAFPALYQGHRTTVRPLITLQGQTSLDSAVAAQLAQQQQAGFIPLTVNARVPIRIKFGVIKLWKMTGKARCNLVVDRLQAETRLRIRSNSCSFKLKI, encoded by the coding sequence ATGGCAGACTACCACCGGGTCCATCCGGTGATCGCCGGCTCACCGCTTCCGGCTCCGGAGCAAGCCAAGGACAAGCTAAAACCCAGCGCTGCCCATGACGAGCAGGTGCTGCCGATCACGGCCCCGCCACCCTACGCGCCGGCGCCTATGCGCGCGCCGCGGCGGAAGAGGCACAGCCGGTGCTACCGCTGCGTGTGCTGGACCCTGGTGGTGGCCATCGTGCTCGTCGTCGCGCTCGGCGCCACGGCGGGTATCCTCTACGCCGTCTTCAGGCCCAAGATCCCCACCTTCAACGTGGACCGCCTGACCGTGACCCGGTTCGACGTGAACACCACCACCGCGGTGGTCACCGACGCCTTCGAGGTGCAGGTCACGGCCAACAACCCGAACCGCCGCATCGGGGTGTACTACGACGGTGGCGAGGTCACGGCCTCCTTCAACGGCACCGAGCTCTGCAGCGGCGCCTTCCCCGCGctgtaccagggccaccgcaccacCGTGCGCCCGCTCATCACGCTGCAGGGGCAGACGAGCCTCGACAGCGCCGTGGCCGCGCAGCTagcgcagcagcagcaggccGGGTTCATCCCGCTCACAGTGAACGCCCGCGTGCCCATCCGGATCAAGTTCGGcgtgatcaagctgtggaagatgACGGGGAAGGCGCGCTGCAACCTCGTCGTCGATAGACTCCAGGCGGAGACGCGGCTCCGCATCCGCTCCAACAGCTGCAGCTTCAAGCTCAAGATCTAG